TCGCCAACACCCTTGCCGTCTACCAGGGTACACTGAACAGGGAGACTTTCCTCAAAACGTATCCCGTGTGACAGGAATGATATCGGTTCACCGTCTTCAATAACAATGGCCCGCTCCTGTGCTACACCGGTTTCCACAGCCAGTCTGGCGTGCTTGATGAGGTGGCGGTATTCCCCGTGGACCGGAATAAAATATTTAGGTTTGACGGTTTCGAGCATTATTTTCAGCTCGTCGCGATGCGCATGCCCAGAAGCATGGATTCCCTGAACCCTCTCATACAGCACTTCCGCACCCAGTTTATACAATCTGTTGATAACTTTGGTGATGGCTTTTGTATTGCCGGGAATAAAGCGGGAAGACATCAAAACCAGATCGCCTTCTTTTATGTAAAGCTGGCGATGCTCTCCGGTGGACATGCGGGAAAGGGAAGCCAGTGGCTCGCCCTGTGAACCCGTTACCAGAAGAACTATTTCACTGTCCGGGTAATCCGGCAGATCTTCAAGTTGGATGAACGCGTTTCCCGGAACTCTAAGGAGTCCCTGTTCACGCGCCAGTTCAATGTTTCTGGAAAGACTTTTACCACTGATACCGACTTTTCTCCCTGTCTCCACTGCAAGGTCTATTATTTCCTGTATGCGCTGGATGTGGCTTGAGAAAAGGGTGACCAGAATACGGCCTTCGGCTTCAGCGAATATATCACGGAGTGAATCAAGAATTTCACGTTCTGTGAGAGCGTATCCTTCGCGCTCGACATTTGTGGAATCTGAAAAGAGTAGGGTAACTCCGGGATTGGAAAATTTTTTAAAGGCTTCAAGGTCGGTGGCGTGTCCATCAAGGGGGTTGCGGTCTATTTTGAAATCACCGGTATGGACGATGCGTCCTACAGGAGTTTCTATGCCAAGTCCGAAGCCTTCAATAATGGAATGACATACAGGAAAGAAATTGAATGCCAGATCGCCCAACTGTATGCGGTCTCCGGCTTTAACCGGGCGCAGATCGGCATATTTATCAAGGTCATGTTCCCTGAGTTTGTTTTCTACAAGTCCAAGGGTAAATTTTGAGCCGAATATAGGTACATTAATATAGGGCAAAAGCCATGGTAAGGCTCCGATATGATCTTCATGTCCGTGTGTGAGGACGATGCCCTTCAATTTTTCTTTCAGTGCAAGGATATGGTCAAAGCGCGGGATAGCTATATCTACCCCGAAAAGATAATCTTCAGGAAAAATAAGCCCGCAGTCGATTACGGCAACTGACTCTTCGGTTTCAAAAACCATGCAGTTAAGCCCGATCTCACCAAGTCCGCCAAGCGGACATATCGTTAGCAGAGGATCACTCATTGCTCATCTCCGCATGTGCCTCATCCATCATTTTTTGTAGGTCATCCTTTAATTTTTCACGGTCTTTAATTGTGTATCCGGAAGGATCTATCGGTGGCAGGGCCTTGATTTTTATCTTTGTTCCCGGCTTGATAATCAGTTTTCCTTTCGGGAGAGTTTCAGCAGGGCCGACCATGATAACCGGAGCTATCGGCTTGCGGCACTTGAGTGCTATAATCATTCCGCCGATTTGAAACGGCAGCAGTTTTGAAGGATTCGGATTTCTGGTTCCTTCAGGAAAAATAAGAGGCGAGTTGCCGTTGTCAGCAGTTGCAACAGCCCTCTGGATATCTTTCATAGCCTGTCTTTTGTTGTTTCTGTCTATGGAAATATGGTTTGCTGAACTCATTGCGTTTCCGAAAACAGGAATTTTAAAAAGCGATTGTTTGGCTATGAATTTGAACTGCCATTTTTGTAGATAACAGAATAGCAGCGGGATATCAAAAAAACTCTGGTGGTTGACCATAAAAATATAAGTCTGCTCAGGATCAAGTTCAGACAGGTCCGCTTCTATTTTACAACCACTGAGTAATACTATGGATCTTCCCCAGTTGCGTTCGCACCAATGGGCTGCTTTTTGGTTTTTGAAACAAATGGCTACCAGGGAGAAGAATATGGTAACCGGAAAAAAACAGATATAAAAGATGATTTTGCGTAACATTGTACAGTCCTTAATTGAAATCATTTAGTTTGATAATGTAATTTCTCCGGCTAAACAAGG
The window above is part of the Maridesulfovibrio bastinii DSM 16055 genome. Proteins encoded here:
- a CDS encoding lysophospholipid acyltransferase family protein, whose protein sequence is MLRKIIFYICFFPVTIFFSLVAICFKNQKAAHWCERNWGRSIVLLSGCKIEADLSELDPEQTYIFMVNHQSFFDIPLLFCYLQKWQFKFIAKQSLFKIPVFGNAMSSANHISIDRNNKRQAMKDIQRAVATADNGNSPLIFPEGTRNPNPSKLLPFQIGGMIIALKCRKPIAPVIMVGPAETLPKGKLIIKPGTKIKIKALPPIDPSGYTIKDREKLKDDLQKMMDEAHAEMSNE
- a CDS encoding ribonuclease J, which codes for MSDPLLTICPLGGLGEIGLNCMVFETEESVAVIDCGLIFPEDYLFGVDIAIPRFDHILALKEKLKGIVLTHGHEDHIGALPWLLPYINVPIFGSKFTLGLVENKLREHDLDKYADLRPVKAGDRIQLGDLAFNFFPVCHSIIEGFGLGIETPVGRIVHTGDFKIDRNPLDGHATDLEAFKKFSNPGVTLLFSDSTNVEREGYALTEREILDSLRDIFAEAEGRILVTLFSSHIQRIQEIIDLAVETGRKVGISGKSLSRNIELAREQGLLRVPGNAFIQLEDLPDYPDSEIVLLVTGSQGEPLASLSRMSTGEHRQLYIKEGDLVLMSSRFIPGNTKAITKVINRLYKLGAEVLYERVQGIHASGHAHRDELKIMLETVKPKYFIPVHGEYRHLIKHARLAVETGVAQERAIVIEDGEPISFLSHGIRFEESLPVQCTLVDGKGVGDVGQTVLKERQLLAGEGLVIVSLVIDVPTGEILTGPEVMSKGFIFEQHYSHLLEDAKCIVLDVFENIPPGQTKKLRERIRSALRRFFRKVLDRDPVVVPLIISLNGDEAEIRESSCPDFKF